The genomic window GCGTCTGAATCGGCGGCACTCACGACCTGCCAGCTTAAATGACGGCGCGGCGTGGTTGCGCCGACGGCGTCGCGGGTCGGCTAGCGCGCCGTCTTCAACCGGCCGCGCTGCACCTCGCGATTGCGGTCGAAGACCAGCCGCAGCCCCAGCAGGGTCAGGTGCTTGTCGTAGTGGTTCTCGGTGTGCAGTTCCGGCAGCAGCAGCGAGGCGTCATGGCCGGTGGTCACGACCACCACGTCGTCGCCGGCAAAACCGTCGATGTCCTCGCGAATGCGATTGATCAGGCCGTCGACCAGACCGGCGAAGCCGAACACCGCGCCGGCCTGCATGCACTCGACGGTGTTCTTGCCCAATACCGAGCGGGGTCGGGCCAATTCGACGTGGAGCAACGCGGCCGAGCGGGCCGCGGCGGCGTCCGAGGAGATCTGCACCCCGGGGGCGATGGCGCCGCCGAGGAACTCGCCCTTGGCCGACACCAGGTCCACGCAGATCGACGAGCCGAAGTCGACGACGATGGCGGGCTTGCCGAACTTGTGAAAAGCCGCCAGGCAGTTGACGATTCGGTCGGCTCCGACCTGCTTCGGATTGTCTACCAGCAACGGGATGCCGGTACGCACCCCGGGTTCGATCAGCACGTGCGGCACCGACGGCCAGTACTGGTCGAGCATGAGGCGCACCTCGTGCAGCACCGAAGGCACGGTGGACAGCGCGGCGGCGCCGGTGAGCCGCTCGGAGTCGTCGCCGATCAGGCCGTCGATGGTCAGTGCCAGTTCGTCCGCCGTGATCTCGGATTCGGTGCGAATCCGCCACTGCTGCACAACCTTTGCCTGCTCCTTACTGCCGGACAGCAGGCCGACGACGGTGTGCGTGGTGCGGACGTCGATCGCCAGCAGCACCGCTACCGAGCCCCCATCCTCGGGTCCAGCAGCTCCGCCGCGTCGTCGGGCACGTGCGCCGGATCGTGTCCCAGGTCGATCGCCTTGTTCTCGGCATCGACGAACACGATCCGCGGCCGGTAGGCGCGCGCCTCGGCCTCCTCCATCGTCCCGTAGGCGATCAGGATGACCAGATCACCCGGGTGGACGAGATGGGCTGCGGCGCCGTTTATTCCGATCACACCGCTGCCCCGCTCACCGGTGATCGCGTAGGTGACGAGCCGGGCGCCGTTGTCGATGTCCACGATGGTCACCTGCTCGCCCTCCAACAGGTCGGCGGCATCCATCAGGTCGGCATCGATGGTCACCGAGCCGACGTAGTGCAGATCGGCCTGCGTGACGGTCGCGCGATGGATCTTCGACCTGAGCATGGTCCGTAACATCAGTTCCTCCAGGGTGATTCATTGGTGTCCGGCCCCACGGGTGCCGGCGTGGCTTG from Mycobacterium shigaense includes these protein-coding regions:
- a CDS encoding type III pantothenate kinase, encoding MLLAIDVRTTHTVVGLLSGSKEQAKVVQQWRIRTESEITADELALTIDGLIGDDSERLTGAAALSTVPSVLHEVRLMLDQYWPSVPHVLIEPGVRTGIPLLVDNPKQVGADRIVNCLAAFHKFGKPAIVVDFGSSICVDLVSAKGEFLGGAIAPGVQISSDAAAARSAALLHVELARPRSVLGKNTVECMQAGAVFGFAGLVDGLINRIREDIDGFAGDDVVVVTTGHDASLLLPELHTENHYDKHLTLLGLRLVFDRNREVQRGRLKTAR
- the panD gene encoding aspartate 1-decarboxylase, encoding MLRTMLRSKIHRATVTQADLHYVGSVTIDADLMDAADLLEGEQVTIVDIDNGARLVTYAITGERGSGVIGINGAAAHLVHPGDLVILIAYGTMEEAEARAYRPRIVFVDAENKAIDLGHDPAHVPDDAAELLDPRMGAR